A portion of the Platichthys flesus chromosome 7, fPlaFle2.1, whole genome shotgun sequence genome contains these proteins:
- the LOC133956831 gene encoding mucin-2-like, whose translation MRHRVTPPSPDQPTPHNRSPQTPGHSPITVSQSPHQFTSDTGSHLPHRITAPPIQVTSDTGSQLSHLITPPTPVHLRHQVTPPSPDHTSVTRSHLRHPITPPTPGHLRHRVTPPSPDHIPHTRSLQIPGHTTVTGSHPPHQVTPPTPGHLRHWVTSPSPDHILQTRSPQTPGHTSLPGSHPPHQVTSDTPGHTSVTGSHQVTSDIESHFRQQITPPPPGHMRHQVTPPSLDHPPPTTGHLRHRVTAPSPDHTPHPSSPQTPGHTSVTRSHPPHQVSSDTPGHTSVTGSHQVTSDIESHFRQQITPPHQVTSDTGSHLRQRITSPTPGHLRHRVTPPSPDHTRSPQTSSHISVNGSHPPPTRSHETPGHTSVTGSANPTQQVTSDTGSQPHHRITVPTPVHLRHRVTPPSPDHSPTNPGHFRYRVTPPSPDHTPHTRSHPPHQVTPPTPGHLRHWVTSPSPDHILQTRSPQTPGHTSLPGSHPPHQVTSDTPGHTSVTGSHQVTSDIESHFRQQITPPPPGHMRHRVTPPSLDHPPPTTGHLRHRVTAPSPDHTPHPSSPQTPGHTSVTRSHPPHQVSSDTPGHTSVTGSHQVTSDIESHFRQQITPPHQVTSDTPGHTSVTGSHQVTSDIESHFRQQITPPPPERTKEEEKEMNKREEKDKKMREVEKKEEAKIKKK comes from the exons gtcacctcagacaccGGGTCACAGCTCTCTCACCTGATCACACCCCCCACACCAGTTCACCTCAGACACCAGGTCACACCTCCCTCACCGGATCACACCTCCGTCACCCGATCACACCTCCGTCACCCGATCACACCCCCCACACCAGGTCACCTAAGACATAGGGTCACACCTCCGTCACCGGATCACATCCCCCACACCAGGTCACTTCAGATACCGGGTCACACCACCGTCACCGGATCACACCCCCCACACCAGGTCACACCCCCCACACCAGGTCACCTCAGACACTGGGTCACATCTCCGTCACCAGATCACATCCTGCAGACcaggtcacctcagacaccGGGTCACACCTCCCTCCCCGGATCACACCCCCCACACcaggtcacctcagacaccCCGGGTCACACCTCCGTCACCGgatcacaccaggtcacctcaGACATTGAGTCACACTTCCGTCAACAGATcacaccccccccaccaggTCACATGAGACACCAGGTCACACCTCCATCACtggatcaccccccccccacaacaggtcacctcagacaccGGGTCACAGCTCCGTCACCAGatcacaccccccaccccagttCACCTCAGACACCGGGTCACACCTCCGTCACCAGATCACACCCCCCACACCAGGTCAGCTCAGACACCCCGGGTCACACCTCCGTCACCGgatcacaccaggtcacctcaGACATTGAGTCACACTTCCGTCAACAGATCACACCCCCCCACCAG GTCACCTCAGACACAGGGTCACATCTCCGTCAACGGATCACATCCCCCACACcaggtcacctcagacaccGGGTCACACCTCCGTCACCGgatcacaccaggtcacctcaGACATCGAGTCACATCTCCGTCAACGGatcgcaccccccccccaccaggtcACATGAGACACCGGGTCACACCTCCGTCACCGGATCAGCCAACCCCACACAAcaggtcacctcagacaccGGGTCACAGCCCCATCACCGTATCACAGTCCCCACACCAGTTCACCTCAGACACCGGGTCACACCTCCCTCACCGGATCACAGCCCCACCAATCCAG GTCACTTCAGATACCGGGTCACACCACCGTCACCGGATCACACCCCCCACACCAGGTCACACCCCCCACACCAGGTCACACCCCCCACACCAGGTCACCTCAGACACTGGGTCACATCTCCGTCACCAGATCACATCCTGCAGACcaggtcacctcagacaccGGGTCACACCTCCCTCCCCGGATCACACCCCCCACACcaggtcacctcagacaccCCGGGTCACACCTCCGTCACCGgatcacaccaggtcacctcaGACATTGAGTCACACTTCCGTCAACAGATcacaccccccccaccaggTCACATGAGACACCGGGTCACACCTCCATCACtggatcaccccccccccacaacaggtcacctcagacaccGGGTCACAGCTCCGTCACCAGatcacaccccccaccccagttCACCTCAGACACCGGGTCACACCTCCGTCACCAGATCACACCCCCCACACCAGGTCAGCTCAGACACCCCGGGTCACACCTCCGTCACCGgatcacaccaggtcacctcaGACATTGAGTCACACTTCCGTCAACAGATCACACCCCCCCACCAG gtcacctcagacaccCCGGGTCACACCTCCGTCACCGgatcacaccaggtcacctcaGACATTGAGTCACACTTCCGTCAACAGATcacaccccccccaccag AGAggacaaaggaggaggagaaggagatgaacAAGCGGGAGGAGAAGGACAAGAAGATGAGGGAggtggaaaagaaagaggaggcgaagataaagaaaaagtag
- the pard6b gene encoding partitioning defective 6 homolog beta: protein MNKNHRVPSSRSLSAVEVKSKFGAEFRRFSLDRSKPGRFDEFYGLLQHVHRIPNVDLLVGYADVQGDLLPINNDDNYHKAISTASPLLRLFLQRKEEADYTTFGTNSLTRKKNTVLSAVLLRPDTNRKKPPVIISLPKDFRPVSSIIDVDILPETHRRVRLYKHGQEKPLGFYIRDGSSVRVTPQGLEKVPGIFISRMVPGGLAESTGLLAVNDEVLEVNGIEVAGKSLDQVTDMMIANSHNLIITVKPANQRNNVVRGGGGGGGGGGGASGSSGRSSDSGASYYGYSSHGGAAASMPSHIIQNFPVGELESDEDDEDLVIEVGGEAEPIRHSPSNYSMPSLPRYEPHLNLRTNTNSASAHSINANGTLLASGSSGSLSYANATSTTPSPDRAMERQSLEEDGTVITL, encoded by the exons ATGAACAAGAACCACCGGGTGCCGAGCAGCCGTTCACTCAGTGCCGTGGAGGTGAAGAGCAAG TTTGGTGCAGAGTTTCGTCGGTTCTCTTTGGATCGGTCCAAGCCGGGCCGATTTGACGAGTTCTATGGCCTCCTGCAGCACGTACACCGCATCCCCAATGTGGACTTGTTGGTGGGCTACGCTGATGTGCAAGGCGACCTACTGCCCATCAACAACGATGACAACTACCACAAGGCCATCTCCACTGCCAGTCCTCTGCTCAGGCTGTTCCTGCAGAGGAAAG AGGAAGCTGATTACACAACCTTTGGTACCAACTCGCTGACcaggaagaaaaacactgtGCTTTCTGCGGTTCTTCTACGGCCTGACACCAACAGGAAAAAACCTCCTGTCATCATCAGCCTCCCTAAGGACTTTCGCCCCGTGTCCTCCATCATCGATGTGGACATCCTCCCTGAGACGCACCGACGTGTACGCCTCTACAAGCATGGTCAGGAAAAACCATTGGGCTTCTACATCCGTGATGGTTCCAGTGTACGGGTCACCCCACAGGGCCTGGAGAAGGTGCCGGGGATATTCATCTCTCGCATGGTGCCTGGTGGGCTGGCAGAGAGCACCGGCCTGCTAGCAGTCAACGATGAGGTGCTGGAAGTGAACGGTATTGAGGTGGCCGGGAAGTCTCTGGACCAGGTGACGGACATGATGATTGCAAACAGCCACAACCTCATCATCACCGTGAAGCCTGCTAACCAGCGGAACAATGTTGTTcgcggtggaggaggaggaggaggaggaggaggcggcgcgTCTGGAAGCTCAGGACGCTCATCAGACAGCGGGGCCAGTTACTATGGCTACTCATCACACGGCGGTGCTGCAGCCTCCATGCCGTCGCATATCATCCAGAACTTCCCTGTCGGGGAGCTGGAGAGCGACGAGGACGACGAGGACCTGGTGATCGAGGTGGGAGGCGAGGCCGAGCCAATCAGACACTCCCCTTCCAACTACAGCATGCCATCACTGCCCCGGTATGAGCCGCACCTCAACCTCCGCACTAACACCAACTCCGCTTCTGCTCATTCCATCAATGCCAATGGGACCCTGCTAGCCAGCGGCAGCAGTGGATCACTAAGCTACGCCAACGCCACTTCGACCACTCCATCTCCAGACAGAGCAATGGAGAGGCAGAGCCTGGAGGAAGATGGCACTGTTATAACTCTGTAG
- the adnpb gene encoding activity-dependent neuroprotector homeobox b, with the protein MFQLPVNNLGSLRKARKNVKRVLGDIGLEFCRDHLEDYKDYIPPEVYIKHTSWEDVCMYEPSRTKFQDYRSKPFCCTGCLFSSKYFSAYKSHFRNVHSEDFENNILLNCPYCTYNGNKKTLETHIKLFHMPNNTVRHGPGGMVAGAGGIMMKDGLLKRSGDSMEQAVYYCKKCTYRDPLYNVVRKHIYREHFQQVAQPYIAKPGEKTNAQNGGTAGATGNTESNNTNNVNNSSNQIHCKKCLFVPRTYEALVQHVIEDHERIGYQVTAMIGHTSVIVPRPKPIIMIPPKTQGDKTIIGMGPKGAVMATTRTPSSQHLGRVIISSKTGFNSQSLLAAMKHDAVGLKAGTTHQFSVGSQVRVSLPGNAQVSVPQQSHAAKQLISGGGLRSPVVLSASSSLKSNSLGSRVQAAATTVASLTAKKGGSSVLGTSYTQKWKICTICNELFPENVYSAHFEKEHKAEKVPAVANYIMKIHNFTSKCLYCNRYLPSDTLLNHMLIHGLSCPHCRATFNDVEKMVAHMRLSHPDESVGPRTDSPLTFDLTLQQGNPKNVQLIVTTYNMKDAPEESVAFHAQNNSPVSSALSASLLSSKRLMPQHPPKTPSVGADNVPTKTAPQASVPYKRDVGKTLCPLCFSILKGPISDSLAHHLRERHQVIQTVHPVEKKLTYKCIHCLGVYTSNMTASTITLHLVHCRGVGKSQNGQDSRAPLSSRVSQAQSSALKRAGFHSSDTSAPKRRRPGPPGERAHPRDINGPSSFVENPDEPVVLALDPKGHETESYESRKAFLTQYFNQAPYPTQREVEKLAASLWLWKSDISSHFVNRRRKCTQECETLNASVLLGFSMQEVSKVRHELAFIQDGVYEDRHSKRRTSRTHIGMSEQALRKHRELVAANGGVDPSPRGKPSATLEGSRATTSFPKPNSASTDQAKTINSTSAQNLPLDLSEPIAIDSDSDEEEQQKDDRELEGELHCHGNEQLTGAKEEVKPRTGAKNGSDLDDMSDDDDDEDDEDDEYEGEHVENGFRPTEGSGRPVAKGRDALPIIIPKFVPSARSRRDGAQLGKQQV; encoded by the exons ATGTTCCAGCTCCCGGTCAACAACCTGGGCAGTCTGCGGAAAGCAAGGAAAAATGTCAAGAGGGTTCTGGGAGACATCGGCTTGGAGTTCTGCAGAGATCACCTAGAG GACTATAAAGACTACATTCCTCCAGAGGTGTATATTAAGCACACTAGCTGGGAAGATGTGTGCATGTACGAGCCATCACGTACCAAATTCCAG GACTACAGATCGAAGCCTTTCTGCTGCACTGGCTGCCTCTTTTCATCCAAGTACTTCTCTGCATACAAGAGCCACTTCCGCAATGTCCACAGTGAGGACTTTGAGAACAATATTCTGCTCAACTGCCCATACTGCACTTACAATGGCAACAAAAAGACTCTGGAAACACACATCAAACTTTTCCACATGCCTAACAACACTGTGCGGCATGGCCCTGGTGGAATGGTGGCCGGGGCTGGCGGGATCATGATGAAGGATGGGTTGCTGAAGAGGAGTGGGGACAGTATGGAACAGGCTGTGTACTATTGCAAGAAGTGCACCTATAGGGACCCATTGTACAATGTAGTGCGAAAGCACATCTACCGAGAACACTTCCAGCAAGTTGCCCAGCCCTATATCGCAAAACCAGGAGAGAAGACAAATGCTCAGAATGGCggtacagcaggagcaacaggaAATACAGAgagtaataacacaaacaatgttAATAATAGTAGTAATCAGATTCACTGTAAGAAGTGTCTGTTTGTTCCAAGGACATACGAGGCACTTGTTCAACATGTCATTGAGGACCATGAGAGGATTGGCTACCAGGTAACTGCTATGATTGGGCACACCAGTGTGATAGTCCCCCGTCCCAAACCCATCATCATGATCCCCCCCAAAACCCAAGGAGATAAGACCATCATTGGGATGGGCCCTAAAGGTGCAGTGATGGCCACTACCAGGACTCCTAGCTCACAGCATCTGGGTCGGGTTATTATTTCATCAAAGACGGGCTTCAACTCTCAGAGTCTTCTGGCTGCGATGAAGCATGATGCAGTCGGATTAAAGGCTGGGACCACCCACCAGTTCTCTGTTGGCAGTCAGGTGAGAGTTAGTTTACCAGGGAACGCTCAGGTTTCTGTGCCCCAGCAGTCACATGCAGCAAAGCAGCTTATTTCTGGCGGCGGCCTGCGGAGTCCAGTTGTGCTCAGTGCCTCTTCTTCACTCAAATCTAACTCATTGGGTTCACGTGTCCAGGCAGCAGCCACAACTGTAGCATCTCTCACGGCCAAAAAAGGTGGTTCCTCAGTCCTTGGCACGTCCTATACTCAGAAGTGGAAAATCTGCACTATCTGCAATGAGCTCTTCCCAGAGAATGTGTACAGTGCTCACTTTGAAAAAGAACATAAAGCAGAGAAGGTGCCTGCTGTTGCCAACTACATCATGAAGATCCACAACTTCACCAGCAAGTGTCTCTACTGTAACCGCTATCTCCCCAGTGACACGCTGTTAAACCACATGTTGATCCATGGCCTGTCTTGCCCACACTGCCGGGCAACCTTCAATGACGTTGAGAAGATGGTGGCCCACATGCGGCTGTCACACCCAGATGAGAGTGTTGGCCCACGCACAGACTCtcccttgacctttgacctcacttTGCAGCAGGGCAATCCGAAGAATGTTCAGTTGATTGTTACTACCTACAACATGAAGGACGCTCCAGAGGAATCGGTGGCATTTCATGCTCAAAACAACAGCCCTGTGTCATCGGCCTTGTCTGCCTCGCTATTATCAAGCAAGAGGTTAATGCCCCAGCATCCACCCAAAACACCTTCAGTGGGTGCTGACAATGTGCCAACCAAGACTGCTCCACAGGCATCTGTGCCCTACAAAAGGGATGTGGGAAAGACACTATGTCCTCTTTGCTTCTCTATCCTTAAGGGCCCAATTTCAGACTCACTGGCCCACCACTTGAGAGAGAGGCACCAGGTGATTCAGACAGTTCATCCGGTTGAAAAGAAACTGACCTACAAATGTATTCACTGCTTGGGGGTGTATACCAGTAACATGACTGCCTCCACCATCACTCTACACTTAGTGCACTGTCGAGGTGTAGGGAAATCCCAGAATGGACAGGACAGTCGAGCACCTCTTTCTTCTCGGGTCAGCCAGGCCCAGAGCAGTGCTCTTAAACGGGCTGGCTTTCATAGCTCAGACACTAGTGCCCCAAAGCGAAGGAGGCCGGGACCCCCCGGTGAAAGGGCCCACCCACGGGATATCAACGGTCCATCTTCGTTTGTAGAAAATCCAGATGAACCTGTAGTTTTAGCTCTCGACCCCAAAGGACATGAAACTGAGTCATACGAGTCTAGGAAGGCATTTCTAACGCAGTATTTCAATCAAGCGCCGTATCCCACACAGCGGGAGGTTGAGAAGCTAGCAGCCAGTCTGTGGCTGTGGAAGTCCGACATCTCCAGCCACTTTgtcaacaggaggaggaaatgcACACAGGAATGTGAAACCCTAAATGCCAGCGTTTTGCTCGGCTTCAGTATGCAGGAGGTTAGCAAAGTGAGACACGAGCTTGCTTTCATCCAGGATGGTGTGTATGAGGACAGACATAGCAAAAGGCGGACATCCAGGACGCATATCGGCATGTCGGAACAGGCTCTGCGAAAACACAGGGAGCTTGTAGCTGCTAATGGTGGTGTGGACCCCTCACCAAGGGGAAAGCCCAGTGCGACTTTGGAAGGTTCTAGAGCAACGACATCTTTTCCCAAACCCAACAGTGCCAGCACAGACCAAGCCAAGACAATCAACAGCACCTCAGCACAAAACCTTCCTCTGGACCTATCTGAGCCAATTGCTATTGACTctgacagtgatgaagaagagcagcagaaaGATGACAGGGAACTAGAGGGAGAGTTACATTGCCATGGTAACGAACAGCTTACTGGAGCTAAGGAGGAAGTGAAGCCGAGGACAGGGGCAAAGAATGGTTCAGATCTGGATGATATGTCTGACGATGACGATGacgaggatgatgaagatgatgagtaTGAAGGAGAACATGTAGAGAATGGCTTCAGGCCCACAGAGGGCTCAGGGAGACCGGTTGCTAAAGGAAGAGACGCTCTGCCGATCATTATTCCCAAGTTTGTGCCATCTGCCCGAAGCCGGAGAGACGGGGCTCAGCTGGGCAAACAGCAGGTCTGA